In Zingiber officinale cultivar Zhangliang chromosome 3A, Zo_v1.1, whole genome shotgun sequence, the DNA window TCATACATTATATATCCCACACCTTTcgcattaattattttttaatcattttttaaacTACATAATAAATTCATTACTTTTAAACATACACAATAAATGCATTAAAAACCATACAATAATTAACTCACTAAACAAATTGCTAAATTCTTTATTTGGCATTTATGGCAGAATAGAAGAAATAACAtgtattaagaaaaaaaaataaaacaaggagcataaaatatataaatggtAATATTTGAGAAGCATAATCTGATATAGGGTTTTCTAGAATTACCATCTTGAAGTAGTAAAGTAGATTTTACTGGAGGTCGGCTTCGTAGGACTTTCAGATTAGTAGGAAGCTCGAACACTTGGATTACTAAAAGAAAGTACTATCTTCATTTTAATCATGATCCAAAAACAAGCTCTTTGATGGATCTTAAAGGGTTGTTGTATCCATAGGCCACTGAATCTCTCCAGAGGGACATCCCTAACACACGGCAAGCAAACGAATCATACTTCCAATTAGCCGAGCGATATCTACGATAACATAAAGTAGCCAAGATTGATTGATACCTGTCCAAAGAAGCAGTCCAATGGTTGTTCCAAAGAAAAACTCCCTGCTGATGGTGTTAAGACTAGAACAACCCCGAAGGTTTAAAGTTAACGACCGCACGAAGATATGGTTTAAAATTGTCATCGCATAGCTTACCTATACATGCAGAATAGGTTTCCCCAACCCTGAAGAAATGATGCCCAAATTGAACCAGTGAACCTATAATAATTCAGACAATAATGGCACTGGGAGATGAACTTATCACATGAAATCATGAAAACAAGCAAAATACTTCACTGGGCGACGGAATTCAAAGCTAAACCTACCACATAAGGTCTCGTATAAACAAAGCTCGCGGAATCATCAGACCATTTCCCATCATCGAAAGCAACATTGTGAAAGAGGATAAGCCTCTGATGTTATCAGGGTTGAGATAATTTGTCCACTGTAAATCAGAACAATCATCTACAACCACAATGGCCAAAATAACAGGAGAACATATAAACAACTAAGGTAAATTACTATTACCGTCTGTGCAACCGGCATCCACATGAAAAGGAGGGTAGCAGTCCATCCAGACAATGAACCTACTAACTTTGTTGCCTTCTCGGAAAGTTTGCCAATCCGTGCCTATACATGTAGGAATAATACGAGGGGaaaaggtatgctctaaaagaaggAAAAGTTGTGTAAAATGTATGGAAAAATGGAGAAATACACTTTCACAGGGTTATGATTTCAAGTCCAACTAAAGAATAAAGccctatcattaaaaaaaaaggaatggAAGAATCAGTACAGGACAAGGTACATCTAGGGTTCATCAGTATAATAAATTGGAAGAATGAAAGCATTATGATCCATATGCTAATGCTGGAGAAAAACTAGAATGATAGTAATATCAGGTAAAAGCAACGGGCACATTATACTTTAACAAACTTCCGAGATTTTAGACATATTTTAGTAATTTGATAATTGCTTCCTATATTTTACTGAACCATAGCATCAGAATAACATTGTCAAAGTGAAAAAACAACATAATATGAATTGACTAGCATATTTTTTTCTCACTCACTTTTGAATATTGGTAGGTGTGTCTTAGTTAAATTGTTTCTTGTTTGATCAGAGGGTATCAGTCATGGGAATATAATGCATTTGCTAACAGCACCAAATGGCTTCATCTTTTTCTGCTGACATATTGACCATCTCAAGATATATATTTCTATGAATCTATGGGCATTCTGCTGATGAATACATTTTTAGCAGAAAGAGTTAGTACTCCTACTATGATGAACAAAGTTATTACCCATCCACCTGGTCGAGTCTTTTACATCCCCACTTCTGTTCCACCCTCATAAGTGGGTCAATGTACCATTTGTTGGATCCAGGTTAGGTTGATCTATATGTGACATCAAATCCCTTTTGAACAAGTAGTATTTGGTGCATCATGCGGGTATCTGGGGTTACCAGGGGTATCAGTTACCCATTACTGATTTACATCCAAGTCCCTAGGTAAGATGAACCGGAACAAGAACTGGACAAGTTTGACCATTGTGTAGAAGATCAAGTTCTACTTGGGGAAAAGGCAAACTTCAAGACTACCCAACATATTTTCAGTTGTGATTTCCAGAAAGGAACTTCTTTCAGAAAAAGGCAAGAGTCAAATCTATTGGCCACCAAATGGTTGTCGATCCAGGCATGACATACCACCAGAATAATAGCTATAACGGTGGTACAATAAAAGAAAATGCATTCATGTACACAATTACACATCACCATTCATGAGGACGAAAGCACCATGTTTGCCCTACCGACAACGCAAGGATAGAAATGCTATAGTACCATGAAATCATATGAACTATGCCTCAAAGATTTACCAAGTCTACTGATAGGGATCTAGATAGAATATGTGAAAATCAAAATAATTTCATATGCAACACGGGCATAAATCATGCAGAACAGAATCAAAATACACATCAAAATAGGAGTGCCACACATGTTTTCATGCAGTGCTACAATAACAATGATAACAGTGAACATGATTAACATTACCGCATAAAATTACTAAGTACTGTATATATTTGGAACTTACACCACAAAATGAGTTGAATGAGTGTTACACATAGTCTATTCATGTTCCACATGAATTTGTATACTCATTATTCATGACATCCTAGTTTTAGCCTGCATAGAGAATTATGGACTAGTAAAGAGAGTTTTTATAAGCTTAAATGAATCTATTATTAATTAGCTTAAGTATTTTGAGCTAATGAATACTCAGACTAGTGAATGGGTTCTGTTATTTGGGCGAGTTGTGATAACTACTACCAGAGAGAACCTAATAGAAAAGGTTATCTATGGAATAGCAGAGCCTGTCATTACTCCTCACATGTTGATTATAGGCTATGAGTTGGACTTTCTCCTTGATGAGAACATTAAGCCTTAAGTGGGAGAGATTACATACTAGATTAGTTTCACATGGATAATTATGGATTAACAAAGAGGATTTATAAACTTAGATAAGTGGAACACTATTAACTAGGGTTAAGCATTTTGGACCATGGTAGTGCCTCACTAGTTAATAGGTTGGTTCTCTCATCTGGGCAAGTCATGACATTATAACTTGATATCTGTCAAACACTTGGTAATTATGTAGGATACCCTTCATATGATAAAGGGAGCTCTATGTGACTTCGGTTCATAAGAAGAATTATTTATGCCAGTAATAGCCTTAATAGAAAGGGATATGGAAAGATAAAATTCCAATGGAGAAAAGCTAAAAAAGGGCTCCCTACAGATCCTTGTCTTTTTTTCTTGCTTTTCACATTTATGATTCTTTGAAAACTGAGCCCTACTTTGATCATTGAAGGAAAGTTGATGGGGTATGCACATCTCAACCACTTTGAGACTCCCTTCATGGATGACGCTATACCAAGGCATCTGTCGAAGGGGGCATCAACAACTTGAGCATTTGAGTGGAAATTACACAATGAGAATCAACAAAGTTAATTGCATGTTTCACTGACCCAAAATTGATACCAAAGACCTCCCAtctgaaattttcaactaaaaagCAAACCTGATTCGTATTATGATGATTCTGATATCATTAAGAAACTAAATCATGTAGCGAAAAATCCTACTCTAAATTGGATGTGCATATTGTTTTGAGAATCCTCAGGGACCAAAAGCCTAAAAATATGGATGGTCCAATTGCAAAGCTACacttaaagaaagaaaaaaaactgaCTTGATTTTGTGGGTCTTGTGGTATAGTAGTTGAGGTTTAACTTCGATCATTATGTTAAAATCAATGTTGAAATCAAAATTTAGTGTGTTGGTTCAACCACTTGGAGAAtaatttgttgcatctattctaGGCCATCTTAGAGTGTCTAATAACTCAGATCAATGTGGTTTGAACCTTGGATAGGAAAAATGGACTGATTTAAACAAGGAGGGATTTTGGAAACAATTGAACAAAATGCAGGAGTGAACCCTGAGTCCTATCTATTTGGCATCAGCTACATTGTTTGTGTCCCACCATTGAAATTTTGAACAAAATAGTCTACCTAAACCTACTTCATCCTAATAACATCCTCTTGTCTACTTCTCCCAAGTTGAGATCTTTTAGCACATATTTTCACTTGACATTTTTGTTTCAAACCCCATACCACATTTCCCTTTCGTTGAGGAAAAAAAATCCACTTGATGTTTCTCGCATTCCAACTCAAGTTAATTAAAAGACATTATTTCTCTTCCAAATTCAATTATTAAAGTGGTAGCTTTTCTACCAGCAATGTATTTTGGCAAATTCAGCTTCCCATCGGTTAATCATAAGATCATGAAAACTCTAACTCTGATGGGAGGCTACCTCCCGAGCACTAACATGTTCAAAAAAAATGTCATTAGTTAAGGAACATAGCTCACCAAAATGACAGTTGCAGCTGCCAGAGTGAAGGAAATGACTCCTGGAAGGATGCTGCTGGGGACAAATGGGACAAACGTAGACCACATAACCTATGATAGTATCCAATGATTAGATGCATAGGAATGAAGACGTCCAATCACCAACTGACTGAGCACCAGAATAGGGGAAAAAATGGAGAGTCCCACCTGAGGGAGTACAGCTAGTCCACCAATGGTAATGAAATCCTCCCAGAGATTCCAGATAGCACCATCAACCCAACCAAAGTAATTCAAAAAGTTCACAACGAGCCCTAAAGCCACAACAATCGTCGTCACCGCAAATTGCGGCAGTGGCATCGCCTGGGCCATGGTTAGCTGTGCTATCACTACATACGTCGAGACGACACCCAGCGTCTGGACGATGACTGCTTCTGTCTCCTTCTTCTCCACGAAATAGGACACTAGCGACAGGTTGCCCAGCAATCCAGTAAGCATACCCTACAACATACAATTCCAAATTCCAATCTTTACGCTAGTTCAGTCTAAGCAAATCAGTTTTCCCCAAAGAGACACCTACGAGCCAAGGCACGGCAAAAAGGGCGGCGTTGTTGCCCGAGAGAAGATTGCGGGCGTTTAGGATGATCTGGGGAAGTTGTAGGAGGAGGAAGGGGATGTTCGCAGCTCCCGCGAACCTGGACGTCAAGGAGTCCCATTCCTGGTAGTTGGATCCCTGGACAACAAACAATCGAATCTTCTTTTGAAATTCCAGCAAGGCGTGTAATAACCCATTCATTACCTTATCGACCGGATGGACGTCGTCAGCCGAGGTGGCGGAGAGCGGCGACGATCGCAGGCGTGGAATTGCGGATGCCGGAAGGTATTGGTTTAGGGTTATCAGACGTCGACACAGTGGCATGGGGATGGAGCCATGGGCCCTCGCCACGAGTGAACGCGAAGGGCGAGGAGGGAAGAGGCGGAAGGGTCCATGGCTAGC includes these proteins:
- the LOC122052224 gene encoding maltose excess protein 1-like, chloroplastic isoform X2; translation: MAMAITPPPALRLRQSASHGPFRLFPPRPSRSLVARAHGSIPMPLCRRLITLNQYLPASAIPRLRSSPLSATSADDVHPVDKGSNYQEWDSLTSRFAGAANIPFLLLQLPQIILNARNLLSGNNAALFAVPWLGMLTGLLGNLSLVSYFVEKKETEAVIVQTLGVVSTYVVIAQLTMAQAMPLPQFAVTTIVVALGLVVNFLNYFGWVDGAIWNLWEDFITIGGLAVLPQVMWSTFVPFVPSSILPGVISFTLAAATVILARIGKLSEKATKLVGSLSGWTATLLFMWMPVAQTWTNYLNPDNIRGLSSFTMLLSMMGNGLMIPRALFIRDLMWFTGSIWASFLQGWGNLFCMYSLNTISREFFFGTTIGLLLWTGMSLWRDSVAYGYNNPLRSIKELVFGS
- the LOC122052224 gene encoding maltose excess protein 1-like, chloroplastic isoform X1 → MAMAITPPPALRLRQSASHGPFRLFPPRPSRSLVARAHGSIPMPLCRRLITLNQYLPASAIPRLRSSPLSATSADDVHPVDKIRLFVVQGSNYQEWDSLTSRFAGAANIPFLLLQLPQIILNARNLLSGNNAALFAVPWLGMLTGLLGNLSLVSYFVEKKETEAVIVQTLGVVSTYVVIAQLTMAQAMPLPQFAVTTIVVALGLVVNFLNYFGWVDGAIWNLWEDFITIGGLAVLPQVMWSTFVPFVPSSILPGVISFTLAAATVILARIGKLSEKATKLVGSLSGWTATLLFMWMPVAQTWTNYLNPDNIRGLSSFTMLLSMMGNGLMIPRALFIRDLMWFTGSIWASFLQGWGNLFCMYSLNTISREFFFGTTIGLLLWTGMSLWRDSVAYGYNNPLRSIKELVFGS